In a single window of the Nodularia spumigena CCY9414 genome:
- a CDS encoding HEAT repeat domain-containing protein, with translation MNEPSASEYSAENAPQLTPELALANLQSSDLSLRYYAAWWLGKFRVSHPDVVDALIAALEDEADRTEMGGYPLRRNAARALGKLGDAKAIPGLIKSLECHDFYVREAAAQSLQKLRDKTAAPALIKMLDGGVAQAVQVMGRPHLTQPYEAVIEALGAIGATEAISLIAPFLEHEIPGVQCAAARAMYQLTQDPVYGDRLVKTLSSSDLKLRRLVLTDLGAIGYMAAAEAIAIAQVENSFKLIALKGLLEHQLTPEFDVLSVSDNAIQVMNLMDSLL, from the coding sequence ATGAACGAACCCAGTGCGTCAGAATATTCAGCAGAAAATGCGCCCCAGTTGACACCAGAGTTAGCACTCGCCAACCTGCAATCATCAGATTTAAGTCTCCGCTACTACGCAGCTTGGTGGCTGGGCAAATTTCGAGTTAGCCACCCAGATGTCGTAGATGCCTTAATTGCAGCGTTAGAGGATGAAGCCGACAGAACCGAAATGGGAGGTTATCCACTGCGGCGCAATGCAGCCAGAGCATTGGGGAAATTAGGTGATGCCAAAGCTATACCAGGCTTAATTAAGAGCTTGGAATGCCATGATTTTTATGTGCGCGAAGCAGCAGCCCAGTCTTTGCAAAAGTTGCGAGACAAAACTGCCGCCCCAGCCCTCATAAAAATGTTAGATGGGGGTGTTGCCCAGGCCGTGCAAGTAATGGGTCGCCCTCATCTCACCCAGCCCTATGAAGCGGTAATAGAAGCCTTGGGAGCTATTGGTGCAACTGAGGCTATTTCTTTAATTGCACCGTTTTTAGAGCATGAAATCCCAGGCGTACAGTGTGCCGCCGCGAGAGCAATGTACCAACTAACACAAGACCCTGTTTATGGGGATAGGTTAGTCAAAACTTTGTCCAGCAGTGACCTGAAATTGCGCCGCTTGGTTTTAACGGATTTGGGTGCAATTGGATACATGGCAGCAGCAGAGGCGATCGCGATCGCTCAGGTAGAAAATAGCTTCAAACTCATTGCCCTCAAAGGATTACTAGAGCATCAACTCACCCCAGAGTTCGATGTTTTGTCTGTTTCTGACAATGCTATCCAGGTGATGAACTTGATGGATTCACTTTTATAG
- a CDS encoding phycobilisome rod-core linker polypeptide has protein sequence MSLPLLKYKPSSQNHRVASFGVADLNEDTPYIYRIEDVSSYTDIQNIIWASYRQIFSEHEILKFNRQKTLESQLKTGSLSVRDFIRGLAKSETYYRLVVSSNNNYRLVDITLKRVLGRASYNKDEQIAWSIVIGTKGFGGFVDALVDSEEYTQNFGDNIVPYQRKRMEGRPHNLVTPRYGQDFREKVGTVETDWRFTLEKFYTRKFQEKRLPEGDPRKYADMAASVGGKGNYAQKLSAFDIDYLSAVPYRGGSRR, from the coding sequence ATGTCTCTGCCATTACTTAAATACAAACCCAGCAGTCAAAATCACCGAGTCGCCAGCTTTGGTGTAGCTGACCTGAATGAAGATACACCATATATCTACCGCATTGAAGATGTCAGTTCTTACACTGATATCCAGAACATCATTTGGGCATCCTATCGCCAAATTTTCAGTGAACATGAAATCCTCAAGTTCAACCGCCAGAAGACTCTGGAATCTCAACTAAAAACTGGTTCCCTATCTGTGCGGGACTTCATCAGAGGTTTAGCCAAGTCTGAAACCTACTATCGTTTAGTTGTCTCATCCAACAACAACTACCGTTTAGTAGACATCACCCTCAAGCGGGTATTAGGCCGTGCGTCTTACAACAAAGACGAACAAATTGCTTGGTCAATCGTTATTGGTACCAAAGGTTTTGGCGGCTTCGTTGATGCTTTAGTAGACAGCGAAGAGTACACCCAAAACTTTGGCGATAACATCGTACCTTACCAACGCAAGCGCATGGAAGGTCGTCCCCACAACTTGGTAACACCTCGTTACGGCCAAGACTTCCGCGAAAAAGTCGGTACAGTCGAAACCGATTGGCGCTTCACTTTGGAGAAGTTCTACACCCGCAAGTTCCAAGAAAAACGCCTCCCCGAAGGCGACCCCCGCAAATATGCGGACATGGCCGCATCGGTTGGTGGTAAAGGTAACTACGCGCAAAAGCTTTCTGCATTTGATATTGATTATCTGAGTGCAGTTCCTTACCGTGGTGGTAGCAGACGCTAG
- a CDS encoding phycobilisome rod-core linker polypeptide — MSIPLLNYSYTTQNQRVEGYEVPNEDTPTMYRLAAATSDTDIDAIIWAAYRQIFSEHLIIASNRQKFLESQLRNRAINVRDFIRGLGKSEVYRTQVADINTNYRLVDITLKRFVGRAAYNKDEEIAWSIVIGTKGLHGFIDTLLDSEEYLQNFGDDIVPFQRRRYKDRPFNLVNPRYGSYWRDRMMLESIGGRSFYNARTTGVASKEEIRRIIPANFMSMAGEILAPEFNYQRTIATVTSQIKDIKIPDNSREIGTPQPTMKPVAVALPYRYIPANPTN, encoded by the coding sequence ATGTCAATACCATTACTGAATTATTCATATACCACGCAAAATCAGCGTGTAGAAGGTTACGAAGTACCCAACGAAGACACGCCCACCATGTATCGGTTAGCTGCTGCTACCTCAGATACAGATATTGATGCCATTATCTGGGCAGCATATCGGCAAATCTTTAGCGAACACTTAATCATTGCCAGTAATCGCCAAAAGTTTCTGGAATCTCAACTGCGGAATCGGGCAATTAACGTCCGCGATTTTATCCGGGGATTGGGTAAATCGGAAGTTTACCGCACACAAGTAGCAGATATTAATACCAACTACCGCTTAGTTGACATCACCTTAAAGCGGTTTGTCGGACGCGCCGCCTACAACAAAGACGAAGAAATTGCTTGGTCTATTGTGATTGGTACAAAAGGATTACACGGTTTCATCGATACCTTGTTAGATAGTGAAGAATATCTGCAAAACTTTGGTGATGACATCGTACCTTTTCAACGCCGTCGCTATAAAGACAGACCCTTTAACTTAGTTAATCCTCGCTACGGTTCATACTGGCGCGATCGCATGATGTTAGAATCTATCGGTGGTCGTTCCTTCTACAACGCCCGCACCACAGGCGTTGCCAGTAAAGAAGAGATTCGCCGAATTATTCCCGCCAATTTCATGAGCATGGCCGGAGAAATTCTCGCCCCGGAATTTAACTACCAACGGACAATAGCTACAGTCACCTCACAAATCAAAGATATCAAGATTCCCGACAACTCCCGTGAAATTGGTACTCCCCAACCAACCATGAAACCTGTAGCCGTTGCCCTACCTTACCGTTACATCCCTGCAAATCCCACAAATTAA
- a CDS encoding restriction endonuclease, SacI family, with product MSTTPAAILDVALQTGEASIVQPLISDPSIAEKIDYVSRYVGNRAVVRLLLACSLAAIHRLDVDIRKPYTEIGTPDAYSGRYYDESYITAFINKHELPCNPTTAFLTPALRNRNVTLTPAVNLVGRPPKLYESALQLLDDVYQGRITAEEMLAETIRCLIIVRNEKRQRMETLLADLKKSEDAMPLSAEEIVNLLTQHLACRGSSRLPVLIVAAAYQVAEQYIGERFLPLESHNAADEQTGALGDVEITLVNDEQVITSYEMKTRRVTLPDIDRALQKINSTGKRVDNYIFITTDVIEEVIREYASSMYESTGGIEIVVLDCISFVRHFLHFFHRLRSHFLEAYQQLVLAEPDSAISQPLKEAFLALRQAAESAREF from the coding sequence ATGTCCACAACCCCAGCAGCTATCCTTGATGTAGCCTTGCAAACAGGCGAAGCATCGATAGTGCAACCGCTTATTAGTGACCCCAGCATCGCCGAAAAAATTGATTATGTGTCGCGTTATGTGGGTAATCGTGCTGTGGTTCGTTTGTTGCTTGCCTGCTCTTTGGCGGCAATTCACCGTCTGGATGTCGATATCCGTAAGCCTTATACTGAAATAGGTACACCAGATGCTTACTCTGGGCGTTACTACGATGAAAGTTATATTACAGCCTTCATTAACAAACACGAGTTGCCTTGCAATCCTACCACGGCATTCCTCACCCCTGCCCTGCGGAACCGCAACGTCACCTTAACTCCAGCCGTAAATCTGGTGGGAAGACCGCCTAAACTCTATGAATCTGCACTGCAATTACTTGATGATGTTTATCAAGGTAGGATAACTGCTGAGGAAATGCTGGCGGAAACTATTCGCTGTCTGATTATTGTTCGGAATGAGAAACGACAGCGCATGGAAACACTGCTGGCTGACCTGAAGAAATCGGAAGACGCAATGCCTCTGTCAGCAGAGGAAATAGTCAACCTCCTAACACAGCATTTGGCTTGCCGTGGTTCCAGTCGCCTTCCTGTACTAATTGTTGCTGCTGCTTATCAAGTCGCAGAACAATACATTGGGGAGCGTTTTTTACCTCTAGAATCCCATAATGCGGCAGATGAGCAGACTGGGGCTTTGGGAGATGTGGAAATTACCTTAGTTAATGATGAGCAGGTTATTACCAGCTATGAAATGAAGACCCGGCGTGTCACCTTACCCGATATTGACCGTGCCTTGCAAAAAATTAACAGCACTGGCAAGCGGGTTGACAACTATATTTTTATCACGACGGATGTGATTGAAGAAGTTATTCGGGAATATGCCTCAAGTATGTACGAAAGTACAGGCGGTATAGAAATTGTAGTTTTGGATTGCATCAGCTTTGTGCGTCACTTCCTGCATTTTTTCCATCGGTTGAGGTCACATTTCTTGGAAGCTTATCAACAGCTAGTGCTGGCGGAACCAGACAGTGCTATTAGTCAACCGCTAAAAGAAGCTTTTTTAGCTTTGAGACAAGCCGCTGAAAGTGCAAGGGAGTTTTGA
- a CDS encoding pentapeptide repeat-containing protein, whose protein sequence is MANREHLALLKAGAVQWIEWRQQNPQMKLDISAANLKGENLRGANLQGVNLNKVDLSHALLVRANLSNADLSGANLHQAKLIEANLSEANLSVANLSGATLTQANLSYAHLIGADLSTANLQGAIIAEANLIGTDLRDANLRETDLSTAKLIRANLGFANLIEANLINADLSEANLYEAQLNGAYLYKANFYKANLHQAHLSGAYLFRANFSEANLSCANLTWSNLTGANLAGANLQGANLRGAKLQGANLNGANLQDTIMPDLSRCD, encoded by the coding sequence ATGGCAAATCGAGAGCATCTAGCTTTACTCAAAGCAGGTGCAGTCCAATGGATAGAGTGGAGACAGCAAAATCCCCAAATGAAACTAGATATCAGTGCGGCGAACCTCAAAGGAGAAAACCTCAGAGGCGCAAACCTCCAAGGAGTCAACTTAAACAAAGTCGATTTAAGTCATGCTTTACTCGTGCGCGCCAACCTTAGTAACGCCGACCTAAGTGGCGCAAACCTGCACCAAGCCAAGTTAATTGAAGCTAACTTGAGCGAAGCTAATTTGAGTGTAGCTAATTTGAGTGGTGCGACACTTACCCAAGCAAATTTGAGTTACGCCCATCTCATTGGCGCTGACTTGAGTACAGCCAATCTTCAAGGCGCGATTATTGCTGAAGCGAACCTGATTGGAACTGACTTGAGAGACGCGAACTTGAGAGAGACTGATTTAAGTACAGCGAAATTAATCAGGGCTAACCTTGGTTTTGCCAATTTGATTGAAGCCAACTTAATTAATGCTGACTTAAGTGAAGCCAATTTGTACGAAGCGCAATTAAACGGAGCTTATCTTTATAAAGCTAACTTTTACAAAGCTAATTTACACCAAGCTCACCTTAGTGGTGCATATTTATTCCGAGCTAATTTCAGTGAAGCTAACTTGAGTTGTGCTAACTTAACTTGGAGTAACCTCACAGGAGCAAACTTGGCTGGGGCTAATCTCCAAGGAGCTAATTTGAGGGGTGCTAAACTCCAAGGTGCTAACCTCAACGGTGCTAATCTTCAGGACACAATCATGCCTGATTTATCTAGATGTGATTAG
- a CDS encoding DNA adenine methylase, translating to MAKKIAFGWYGGKYSHLDWLLPLLPTITHYCEPFGGSAAVLLNREPAPVETYNDIDGQVVNFFRVLRDQRDELIQAIGLTPFSREEFRIAIAKDETGLSDLEKARRFFVRARQVRTGLAQTASIGRWAHCKLTSRAGMAGAVSRWLGSVEHLPEIVQRLLRVQIENDTAIDIIQRYDSSETLFYCDPPYPHDSRGDSKAYAYEMTDDEHRQLAGVLRSVKGKVALSGYDCTLMQELYGDWNCIKAPQKQCHSIKELRQEVLWVNYDLTTSILTIEENAPCPQPQQLSLM from the coding sequence ATGGCAAAAAAAATTGCATTTGGTTGGTATGGCGGTAAGTACAGTCATTTAGACTGGCTTTTACCCTTGTTACCAACAATAACTCACTATTGCGAACCATTTGGCGGTTCAGCAGCTGTGTTGTTGAACCGGGAGCCTGCACCTGTGGAAACCTACAATGATATTGATGGGCAGGTTGTTAACTTCTTTCGGGTGCTACGTGACCAAAGAGATGAACTCATCCAGGCGATTGGGTTAACGCCGTTTTCGCGGGAAGAATTTCGGATTGCCATTGCCAAAGATGAAACAGGTTTATCAGACTTGGAAAAAGCCAGACGATTTTTTGTCCGGGCGCGACAAGTGAGAACAGGCTTGGCGCAAACTGCCAGTATTGGACGATGGGCGCACTGCAAACTTACTAGCCGCGCTGGAATGGCTGGTGCAGTTTCCCGGTGGCTAGGCAGTGTTGAGCATCTGCCAGAAATTGTGCAACGGTTGCTGCGTGTGCAAATTGAGAACGACACAGCAATTGATATTATTCAACGGTACGATAGTTCAGAAACTTTATTTTACTGTGACCCCCCTTACCCGCACGATTCCCGTGGGGATAGCAAAGCTTATGCTTATGAAATGACCGACGACGAACATCGGCAACTAGCGGGTGTTTTGCGTTCAGTCAAAGGTAAGGTTGCCCTTTCAGGCTATGATTGTACATTGATGCAGGAACTTTATGGTGACTGGAACTGTATCAAAGCGCCCCAGAAGCAATGCCATTCCATCAAGGAATTACGGCAAGAAGTACTTTGGGTGAATTATGACTTGACAACCTCCATACTTACTATCGAAGAAAACGCTCCATGTCCACAACCCCAGCAGCTATCCTTGATGTAG
- a CDS encoding SDR family NAD(P)-dependent oxidoreductase has translation MTKLDQAVVLITGASGGFGKELTRQLLQAGSRLILTDLDETVLREQVQAIQHQVTTGDVLACLAVDLSTREGCEILYHQVKALNIPVDILINNAGIALFGNIEKIPNDKWERLMQINLLTPMRLSSLFVTDMIARQQGHIVNISSIAGWWSMPGLTHYAASKFALRGFSEGLFHEVKDYNIKVTVVYPFLSRTPIIDCEKFGSLNRNNQESLNNIATDPAKVMRVTIKGIIHNKLHIFPDATSQKAHILKRYFPQIMSLISDILVKRSKVGQGK, from the coding sequence ATGACCAAGCTAGATCAAGCCGTTGTGTTAATCACTGGTGCATCTGGTGGATTTGGAAAAGAACTAACCCGACAGTTATTACAAGCCGGTAGCCGACTGATCTTAACTGATTTGGATGAAACCGTACTGCGTGAACAAGTTCAAGCAATTCAACACCAAGTCACAACTGGGGATGTACTGGCTTGCCTAGCGGTTGATCTTTCCACCAGAGAAGGCTGTGAAATCCTTTATCATCAGGTAAAAGCGCTGAATATCCCTGTAGATATATTGATTAACAATGCCGGGATTGCCCTTTTTGGTAACATAGAAAAAATCCCGAACGATAAATGGGAACGTCTCATGCAGATCAACCTGCTAACACCCATGCGCTTAAGTAGTTTATTTGTGACTGATATGATTGCCCGTCAACAGGGTCACATTGTCAATATTTCATCCATAGCCGGTTGGTGGTCAATGCCAGGATTAACTCATTACGCAGCCAGTAAATTTGCTTTGCGTGGGTTCAGTGAAGGATTGTTCCATGAAGTTAAAGACTACAATATCAAGGTCACGGTTGTATATCCCTTCTTGAGCCGTACCCCAATTATCGACTGTGAAAAGTTTGGCAGTTTAAACAGAAATAATCAAGAATCTCTCAACAATATAGCAACAGACCCAGCTAAAGTAATGCGCGTTACCATTAAAGGAATTATTCATAACAAACTCCATATCTTTCCCGATGCTACATCTCAAAAAGCCCATATTCTCAAACGATATTTTCCTCAAATAATGAGCTTGATTAGTGACATATTGGTGAAGAGATCGAAAGTTGGTCAAGGTAAGTAA
- a CDS encoding flavin-containing monooxygenase has translation MVDTSDKHLIIGAGFVGLGMAQALKSADIPYDQVDASDNIGGNWYHGVYETAHIISSRKITQFTHFPMPDDYPDFPSAQNMLDYLNSFADHFDLRGQIELNRTISYVRPVENNLWEVSFADGEQRIYQGVVMCNGHHWRKRFPQFQGKFNGEIIHSKDYKHPDQLRGKRVLVIGGGNSACDLAAEAGRVSAKSVLSMRESVWFIPKTFAGVPIADFPGGRMPKWLSRLSSSKTYGNRKYTGISLPSLPKLRAPQWLTRLTVHTIIRLSFGSHEDYGLPKPQHRIFEKHPTINSEVPYYLKHGKITPKPAVRRLDGWEVEFVDGSRETFDLIVCGTGYYVAYPFLPPELERVKGSVVQCYADSFLDDYKGLYYIGWSQIRGGVGSVISAYGTIFSRYLKLQDEINVPLGLVFKEMGHKLRKTHLVDPQEFFNQSNMTDAAFNRLVKKAHQIDAQHPNFSNQPLPTRQSSEPVQPLVR, from the coding sequence ATGGTTGATACATCTGATAAACATCTGATTATCGGGGCGGGTTTTGTCGGGTTGGGTATGGCTCAAGCCCTGAAATCTGCTGATATCCCCTATGATCAGGTTGATGCCAGTGATAATATTGGTGGAAATTGGTATCACGGCGTTTACGAAACTGCACACATTATTTCGTCACGCAAAATTACCCAATTTACTCATTTCCCTATGCCCGATGATTATCCTGATTTTCCCAGCGCTCAAAATATGCTGGATTATTTAAACTCCTTTGCTGACCATTTTGATTTGCGTGGGCAAATTGAACTAAATCGGACAATTAGTTATGTGCGACCAGTGGAAAATAATCTTTGGGAAGTTTCCTTTGCTGATGGGGAACAGCGAATTTATCAAGGAGTGGTGATGTGCAATGGTCATCACTGGCGCAAACGTTTTCCCCAGTTCCAGGGAAAATTTAACGGCGAGATTATCCATTCTAAAGATTACAAGCATCCAGACCAGCTGCGTGGAAAACGAGTTCTGGTAATTGGTGGTGGAAATTCAGCTTGTGATTTAGCCGCAGAAGCAGGCCGTGTTAGTGCCAAGTCTGTTCTGAGTATGCGCGAATCAGTCTGGTTTATTCCCAAAACATTTGCGGGAGTCCCAATTGCTGATTTTCCTGGAGGGCGAATGCCAAAATGGTTGTCGCGCTTATCATCTTCTAAGACTTATGGCAACCGTAAATATACTGGAATATCTCTTCCTAGTTTGCCGAAATTGCGCGCCCCACAATGGTTGACGCGCCTCACAGTTCATACAATCATCCGTCTGAGTTTCGGTAGTCACGAAGATTATGGTTTACCCAAACCTCAGCATCGGATTTTCGAGAAACACCCCACCATTAACAGCGAAGTCCCCTATTACCTCAAGCATGGAAAAATCACCCCCAAGCCGGCTGTACGTCGCCTTGATGGCTGGGAAGTTGAATTTGTCGATGGTAGTCGAGAGACATTTGACCTGATTGTTTGTGGAACCGGTTACTATGTAGCCTATCCATTTTTACCTCCAGAACTAGAACGTGTGAAAGGGTCGGTAGTCCAATGTTATGCAGACTCATTTCTGGACGATTACAAAGGACTATACTATATCGGTTGGTCACAGATCAGAGGTGGGGTTGGCTCGGTAATTTCCGCTTACGGCACAATTTTCTCACGATATCTCAAACTCCAGGATGAAATTAATGTCCCTCTTGGTTTAGTGTTCAAAGAAATGGGACACAAGCTAAGAAAAACTCATCTTGTTGATCCACAGGAATTCTTTAACCAATCAAACATGACTGATGCTGCATTTAATCGCTTAGTAAAAAAAGCACATCAAATTGATGCTCAACATCCTAACTTTAGCAACCAACCACTTCCTACCCGGCAAAGTAGCGAACCAGTTCAGCCCTTAGTCCGTTAA
- a CDS encoding phycobilisome linker polypeptide: MAITTAASRLGTEPFSDARRVELRPNASKDEAEVVIRAAYRQILGNDYLMASERLVSAESLLRDGNLSVREFVRSIAKSELYKNKFFYNSFQTRLIELNYKHLLGRAPYDEAEVVYHLDLYQNKGYDAEIDSYIDSPEYQNNFGDNIVPYYRGFDNQPGQKTVGFTRMFRLYRGYANSDRTQVEGTKSRLAQDLASNKSSSIVGPSGSNDNWNYRASSDVAPKKNLGNAVGVGDRVYRIEVTAIRGSGYPSIRRSSTAFIVPYERLSDKIQQIHKQGGKIVSITSA, translated from the coding sequence ATGGCAATTACAACAGCAGCATCTAGGCTAGGAACAGAGCCTTTTAGCGATGCACGTCGAGTTGAACTGCGCCCCAACGCCAGCAAAGATGAAGCAGAGGTTGTAATCCGCGCTGCTTATCGGCAAATTTTGGGTAACGACTATTTGATGGCATCGGAACGTCTAGTCAGCGCCGAATCCCTCCTGCGAGATGGCAATTTATCAGTGCGGGAGTTTGTCCGCAGCATTGCGAAATCAGAACTTTACAAAAACAAGTTTTTTTACAACAGTTTTCAAACTCGGTTGATTGAACTCAACTACAAGCATCTTTTGGGACGCGCACCCTACGATGAAGCGGAAGTTGTTTACCACTTAGATTTGTACCAGAACAAAGGGTACGACGCGGAAATTGATTCTTATATTGATTCTCCAGAGTACCAAAATAACTTCGGTGACAATATCGTTCCATATTATCGTGGTTTTGATAACCAACCAGGGCAAAAAACTGTCGGCTTTACGCGGATGTTCCGGTTATACCGGGGTTATGCCAATAGCGATCGCACTCAAGTAGAAGGTACTAAATCCCGTTTAGCGCAGGATTTAGCAAGTAATAAATCTTCTTCGATTGTGGGACCATCAGGAAGCAATGATAACTGGAATTACCGTGCTTCATCAGATGTCGCTCCCAAGAAGAATTTAGGAAATGCTGTGGGTGTAGGCGATCGCGTGTACCGCATCGAAGTTACAGCAATCCGTGGTTCCGGCTATCCCAGTATCAGACGGAGTAGCACAGCATTTATCGTACCTTACGAGCGACTTTCTGACAAGATCCAGCAAATTCATAAGCAGGGTGGCAAAATCGTCAGCATCACGTCAGCATAA
- a CDS encoding phycobilisome linker polypeptide, producing the protein MFGQTTLGAGSVSSSASRIFRYEVVGLRQNAETDKNQFDIRRSGSVFITVPYSRMNEEMQRINRLGGRIINISPLSADEN; encoded by the coding sequence ATGTTCGGTCAAACCACACTTGGGGCTGGTAGCGTTTCTTCATCTGCAAGCCGAATCTTTCGTTATGAAGTCGTAGGCTTGCGCCAAAATGCAGAAACTGACAAAAATCAATTCGACATTCGTCGCAGTGGTAGTGTGTTCATCACAGTGCCATACAGTCGGATGAACGAAGAAATGCAACGCATTAACCGCTTAGGTGGCAGAATCATCAATATTTCACCATTGAGCGCTGACGAGAACTAA
- a CDS encoding HEAT repeat domain-containing protein, which produces MTDELIRAVAQADTPANMVTAVQNLAAAKDVAAIPTLIAVFGYNNPSAATVAVAALTEMGEIAVPQLLSQIDDYNYGARAYSIRTLAAIADPRAIDVLITAAATDFAPSVRRAAAKGLGNLNWHKLDSADRETALNKALETLLFISQDSEWSIRYAAVVGLQALAKIPDLQQPIQTRFDQMLATDDEKAIRARVQVAV; this is translated from the coding sequence ATGACTGATGAATTAATTCGTGCCGTCGCCCAGGCAGATACACCAGCCAATATGGTAACGGCAGTACAAAACTTGGCAGCAGCAAAAGATGTCGCCGCTATTCCCACGTTAATTGCGGTGTTTGGCTATAACAACCCATCCGCAGCAACCGTGGCGGTGGCAGCATTGACCGAAATGGGAGAAATAGCAGTGCCACAATTGCTATCCCAGATAGACGATTATAACTATGGCGCACGGGCTTATTCGATTCGTACTTTAGCAGCGATCGCAGACCCCCGTGCTATAGACGTTTTAATCACAGCCGCAGCCACAGACTTTGCTCCCAGTGTCCGCCGTGCTGCTGCCAAGGGATTGGGAAATTTAAACTGGCATAAACTCGACTCTGCCGACAGGGAAACAGCGCTGAACAAAGCCTTGGAAACCCTGCTGTTTATTTCTCAAGACTCAGAATGGTCAATCCGTTATGCTGCTGTTGTCGGTTTACAAGCCTTGGCGAAAATACCTGATTTACAGCAACCCATTCAGACGAGATTTGACCAGATGTTAGCCACTGATGACGAAAAAGCAATTCGCGCTCGTGTGCAGGTGGCTGTTTGA
- a CDS encoding phycobilisome rod-core linker polypeptide — MTIPLLEYKPSSQNQRVAGYEVPNEDTPRIYRIEDCAFDSEVQELIWAAYRQIFSEHEILKFYRQTNLESQIKNRAITVRDFIRGLAKSETFRNLVVQTNSNYRLVDIALKRILGRASYNKDEEIAWSIKIATLGWNGFVDALINSQEYQSNFGDNIVPYQRRRYKDRPFNLVTPRYGNYWRDKLEDARYKAGDIKNFMELANSIEIKMLKFTPVNLASVEIPDMTRDINPQGIPVSINSSANFPVR; from the coding sequence ATGACAATTCCTTTACTCGAATACAAACCCAGTTCCCAAAATCAGCGCGTAGCTGGTTACGAAGTCCCTAACGAAGACACCCCCAGAATTTACCGCATCGAAGACTGCGCCTTTGATAGTGAAGTCCAAGAATTAATTTGGGCAGCCTATCGGCAAATCTTTAGCGAACATGAAATCCTCAAATTCTATCGCCAGACCAACTTAGAATCTCAGATCAAGAATCGAGCCATTACCGTGCGCGACTTTATCCGGGGTTTAGCCAAGTCCGAAACCTTCCGGAATTTAGTAGTGCAAACCAACTCTAACTATCGGTTAGTAGACATTGCCCTCAAACGGATTTTAGGTCGTGCGTCCTACAACAAAGACGAAGAAATTGCTTGGTCAATCAAAATAGCCACCCTCGGCTGGAATGGTTTTGTTGACGCTTTAATCAACTCCCAAGAGTATCAAAGCAACTTTGGCGACAACATCGTTCCCTACCAACGGCGACGCTACAAAGATAGACCCTTTAATTTAGTTACACCTCGCTACGGTAACTACTGGCGCGACAAGTTAGAAGATGCGCGTTATAAAGCAGGTGACATCAAGAACTTCATGGAATTAGCCAACTCCATCGAAATCAAGATGCTGAAATTTACCCCAGTTAACCTAGCCAGCGTTGAAATTCCCGACATGACCAGGGATATCAACCCCCAAGGTATTCCCGTTTCCATCAATTCCAGCGCCAATTTCCCCGTGCGCTAA